CTGCGCGCCGGACGCCTTCATGACCACCGGGTAGCCCACCTGGCTCGCCGCGCGCACGGCCGCCGCCGCGCTGGTCACCAACTGCTCGCGCGGCACCCGGATCCCGTACGCGCGCAGCAGTTGCTTGGCCGCGTGTTCGCTCAGCTGGTGACCCGGGCGCATCAGCGCCTGTGCCTTGCGGAACGAGGGAGAGGGGGTGCGCGGGGCCTCGTCGAAGGGCGAGCGGTAGGCGGCGGTGAACCGCGCGTGGTCCAGGTGGGCGCGGACGGCGGTGATGCAGTTGGCGAAGGTGCGGAAGGTCGCGACCCGGGAGGAGCCGAGCAGCGTCGTGCGGTAGGCCTCCTCGGTTCCGACCGGCGACCCCCACACCACGCACACCAGCTTGTCCGTCCGCTCAGCCGCGTCCACCAGGTCCTGCGCCAGCTTGTCGCTCATCGGCGGGAAGGGCCCGGTGATGGGGCAGATCAGCACGCCGACGGCCGGGTCGGCGAGGAGCGCGTCGATGATCTTCCGGCCGCGCCAGTCGCCGACGGGGTGGCCGCCGTTGTCGACGGGATTGGCGACGTTCAGGTAGTCCGGTATCCACGTGTGCAGTTCGGCCTGCTTGGCGTCGGACAGCACGGGCAGGTCGAGGCCCGCCGCGCCGGCCAGGTCCGCGAAGTGCGCCCCCGTGCCGCCGGAGATCGAATAGACCACGACGCCGTCGGCCTGCGGAGCCCGGGCGCGGGCCAGCAGGGCGGCGGTGTCCTGGAGTTCGTCGAGTCCGTCGACGCGGATCACGCCGTACTGCCGCATCGCCGCGTCCACCACCGCGTCGGCGCCGGTCAGTTTGCCGGTGTGCGAGGCGGCGGTGCGTGAGCCGGTCTCGGTGCGGCCGACCTTGACCGCGACGACGGGCACCTTGCGCCGGGCGGCACGGTCGGCGGCGAGCAGAAAGGAACGGCCGTCCTTGAGGCCCTCGATGTAGCAGGCGATGGCGCCTACCTCGGGCCGTTCGGCGAAGTAGGAGATGAAGTCGGCGGTCTCCAGGTCGGCCTCGTTGCCGGTGGGAGCCCAGTGGGAGAGGCGGACGCCGAGCTGCTGCATGGCGAACACCGGGCGCCCCTGGTGCCCGGACTGGGTGATCAGCGCGACCGCGGGGCCCTCCAGGTCGTCGCGGAAGTGCTCGAAGGCGTTGAGGTTGGTGTTGGGCCCGAGCAGCCGCAGGCCCGAGCGGCGCACGGCGTCGGCGAGCCGGGTCTGCGCCGCGGCGCCCTCGGCCCCCGTCTCGGCGAACCCGGAGGCGAAGGCGACCGCGAACCGCACCTTCGCCTCGGCGAGTTCCTCGATCACGGGGAGGGGGTCCGCCACCAGCAGTACGGCCAGGTCGACCTGTTCGGGCAGGTCCGCGACGGAGGGGAGGCAGGGCAGGCCGAAGACGGACGCCCGGGTGGGGTGCACGGGGTGCAGCCGGGCGCCGACCCGCTCGGCCCAGCCGATCAGCTGCCGGGTGATCCCGGTGTTCGGCCGCCCCTCCGCGTCGGAGGCGCCGATCACGGCCACCGACCCGGGCCGGAAGAACCGGTCCAGGTCGGGTGCGTCGGCGTACAGCGGGCGCCCGCTGACGTCCAGGTCGTCGACCTCGGCCGGCCGTCCGTGCACGACCGGCGAAGGTTGCTCGCCGCAGGCGATGACCCGGGCCCGGCGGGAGTCGGTGGTGAGGGTGCCGTGGGTTGATCCAAGCATCGGTCCGCCCGCTCCTGTGTGACAGCCAACTGATAACTGACGCACTGTCAGATTACGTAACTGACGCCGTGTCAGGAATAGTTGTGCAGGCAAAGGCTAAGGAGCGCGGATCAGTCGGGAGTTCCCGGCCGGCCGTTCCCGCGGGGATCCCCGTCGCCCGGGTGCGGTCGGTCGTGTTGTTCCCCCAGGTGGCCGGCGAGCCGCTCCACGGCGCTCGTGGCCGCCCCGGGGGTGATGGTGTTCGTGTAGACGCCGACGACGATCGCGCCGCCGGCCCGGGCCGCGACCACGCCGTCAGGGCCCTTCCTGCCGTGGAGGGACCGGGCGTCCGCCTTGATCGTCAGATGGGTCCCGCCGTTGACGCCGATCCCCGAGGCGAAGGCGGACGCCGGGTCCTCGAAGCCGTTGAGCAGGGTCTCCCGCTCGGCGTCCGAGACCGTGAAGCCCGGGGTGGCGGCCCGGATCGACCACGCGGCGCGGTCCGTCCCGAGGATGGCTCCCTGCGTCAGACCGGCTCCGAGGAGGTCCCTGTCCACGTACGACTGCCACGTATCCATAGGTCTCCTTGTGAACGGGCCGGGACGCGCGGCGACGACCGGCGTCCCGTCACCCCGCGCGGGGTCAGGCGGAGACCGCGCGCAGGGTGAGGCCGAAGCCGACGATCACGACCAGGAGAGCGGTCGCCGCCGGGCCGAGGCGGGTGAGCGCGCGGACGGCGCGGTGGCGGCTGCCGGACGGGGACTTCAGACGGCTTTCGAGACGTTCGCGCAGTCGCACGAGGAGGAGGCCGACGAGGGTGAGGGTCGCGGCCATGCCGAGGCCGTAGGCGAAGACCAGGAGCACGCCGAAGGCGGTCCGGCCGAGGGCGACGGCGCCGAGCAGGACGACGAGGGCGGACGGGCTGGGGACGAGGCCGCCCGCGATGCCCATCCCGATGAGGCCGCCCCGTCCGGTGCGACGCGCGGCGGCGGGGTGGTGGGCCGTGCCGGAGGACGGGGTGGCCTCCGGTTCGACGAGCGTGGCCACCCCCGTGCCCGCCGGCCGCGGCGCGCGACGCCGGGGGATCCTGGGGAGCCGTGTTCCGAGGCCGTCGGTGGGGGAGGGGCGACCGTGGTCGTGGTCGTCGCCGGGGGACCCGTGATCGTCGTGACCGTGACCATGACCGTCGTGGCTGTGGCTGTGGCCGTGGCCGTGGTGGTGACCGCCGGTCGCGTCGCCGTGGTGGTGATGGCCGTGGGCCGCGCCGTGATGGTGGTGGTGACCGTGCCGGGGCTTGTCGCGGAGGGCGGAGGTGAGGAGCCACAGTCCGATGCCGGTGACGATCAGACCGCTCGCCCCTCCGAGCACGTTCAGGACGGTCTCACCGGCCAGATGCGTGGCGGCCGGGAGGGCCAGGCCCAGGACGAGCACGCCCGCGGTGTGGGTCAGGGTGACGGTGGCGCCGACGGTGACCGCGTCCCGTCGGGTTCCGCGGCGGCCCGCGAGGTACGAGGCCATGATCGTCTTGCCGTGCCCCGGCAGGACGGCGTGCGAGGCGCCGAGCACGAACGCCAGCAGCAGGGCCAGCAGCCCGACGGGGACGGTGAGTTCGCGGCTGCCGACCAGCGAGTCGAAGACGGACGAGGTCGCCCCGAGGGCCTGGCCGAACCAGCCGGTTCCCGGCAGGACGGTGCTGCCGGGGCCCGCGGCGGTGCTCTCGCCGGGGGTGGTGCGCATCCGGGCGGTGCGCTGGTCGAGCGGAGCGGCCGCCGGGTCGCGGGGGTAGTGGCGCAGTTCGTCGGTCGGGGAGACGGCGGGCAGACCGGTGCCGGTGGCCCGGACGCCGTGGCCCCGGACGGTCATCTCGCGCCAGCCGATGCGCCGGCTGTCGTAGGCGGTGCGGACGTCGACGTCGGTGGGGCGGGAGAGATCGGCGGCCGTGGTGAAGGCGCAGGTGAGACGGCTGGTCCTGAGGCCGGCCTCGCCGGGTTCGTACGTCATCCCGGCGGAGACCCTTCCCCAGCGGACGGGGGTTCCCGCCACGGAGGTGTGGAGCTGCCGGCCGAGCGACGTGCAGGAGGCCTCGGCGTACGAGCGTCTCTCGCCGGGGGAGACGGCGCCGTCGTGGTCGGCGTCGACCTCGGCGCGTTCCTGGAGCGTCGAGATCTCCGCGCGGTCGACGACCACCTCGGCGTCGAGACGGTCGGGGCGCAGGCTGAGCCCCGTGTGGTAGTTGACGGTGAAGTTGCCCAGGGGGTGGGCCGGCGCGGCGCTCGCCGAAGGGAGACCGCCCGCGCTCGCCAGGGCGACAAGGGCTGCTGTGAGCGCGGCGCGCCGCAGGGTGTGGGTCATGGAGTCTCGTCGATCCGCTGGAGCAGGGCACGCGCGGTGGCCGCGTGCAGGGGATGGAAGCGCGGTTCGGTGCGCAGGGCCGCTTCGAGGTCCGAGCGGGCCGCGGTGTCGTCGCCGAGGGCGTGCCGGACGACCCCGCGGTGGTACCGGAAGAGCGCGCTGCGGGTGCCGAGGGCGAGAGCCTGATCGGCCTGTCGGAGTGCTTCCCGGTCACGGCCCGCCCGGTGCAGGGCCCAGGCGTACGCGTCGTGCACCGCGATGAACGGCCGTGTCCGCAGGGCCTCCTGAGCCATCGCGACGGCGCGTGCGGGGCTGCCGTGGTCGGCTTCGAAGAGGATCGCGTCCGTGTCGGCGGGGGTGCGGCCGGTCCGGCGGACGGTCTCCTGCCCGCGCAGGACGGCGTACTGGGCCTCGGCCTGTTCCCGGTGCCCGAGCGACTGCTCGAGTTCGCCGAGTCCGAGGAGGTAGTGCGGGAGCGGGGCGACGGCGATCGCGGCACGGTAGTCGGCGACGGCCCGCCGTGTCTGCCCGAGGGCCGCCCGGGCACGCGCGCGGGCTTCGAGGAGGGCCGAGTCGCCCGGCGCGTTCCGCAGCCCCGTCTCGGCCTCCCGCAGTGCCCCGCGGGTGTCGCCGGTCTGCAGGGCCAGCCCGGACAGGACGCTGTGGGCGAAGGAGCGTTCACCGGTGGTCGAGGCGGCGTCCAGCGACCGCCGCATGAGGGCGGCGGCCTCGTCGGTC
The window above is part of the Streptomyces sp. NBC_01428 genome. Proteins encoded here:
- a CDS encoding HoxN/HupN/NixA family nickel/cobalt transporter; its protein translation is MTHTLRRAALTAALVALASAGGLPSASAAPAHPLGNFTVNYHTGLSLRPDRLDAEVVVDRAEISTLQERAEVDADHDGAVSPGERRSYAEASCTSLGRQLHTSVAGTPVRWGRVSAGMTYEPGEAGLRTSRLTCAFTTAADLSRPTDVDVRTAYDSRRIGWREMTVRGHGVRATGTGLPAVSPTDELRHYPRDPAAAPLDQRTARMRTTPGESTAAGPGSTVLPGTGWFGQALGATSSVFDSLVGSRELTVPVGLLALLLAFVLGASHAVLPGHGKTIMASYLAGRRGTRRDAVTVGATVTLTHTAGVLVLGLALPAATHLAGETVLNVLGGASGLIVTGIGLWLLTSALRDKPRHGHHHHHGAAHGHHHHGDATGGHHHGHGHSHSHDGHGHGHDDHGSPGDDHDHGRPSPTDGLGTRLPRIPRRRAPRPAGTGVATLVEPEATPSSGTAHHPAAARRTGRGGLIGMGIAGGLVPSPSALVVLLGAVALGRTAFGVLLVFAYGLGMAATLTLVGLLLVRLRERLESRLKSPSGSRHRAVRALTRLGPAATALLVVIVGFGLTLRAVSA
- a CDS encoding acetate--CoA ligase family protein, translating into MLGSTHGTLTTDSRRARVIACGEQPSPVVHGRPAEVDDLDVSGRPLYADAPDLDRFFRPGSVAVIGASDAEGRPNTGITRQLIGWAERVGARLHPVHPTRASVFGLPCLPSVADLPEQVDLAVLLVADPLPVIEELAEAKVRFAVAFASGFAETGAEGAAAQTRLADAVRRSGLRLLGPNTNLNAFEHFRDDLEGPAVALITQSGHQGRPVFAMQQLGVRLSHWAPTGNEADLETADFISYFAERPEVGAIACYIEGLKDGRSFLLAADRAARRKVPVVAVKVGRTETGSRTAASHTGKLTGADAVVDAAMRQYGVIRVDGLDELQDTAALLARARAPQADGVVVYSISGGTGAHFADLAGAAGLDLPVLSDAKQAELHTWIPDYLNVANPVDNGGHPVGDWRGRKIIDALLADPAVGVLICPITGPFPPMSDKLAQDLVDAAERTDKLVCVVWGSPVGTEEAYRTTLLGSSRVATFRTFANCITAVRAHLDHARFTAAYRSPFDEAPRTPSPSFRKAQALMRPGHQLSEHAAKQLLRAYGIRVPREQLVTSAAAAVRAASQVGYPVVMKASGAQLAHKTELGLVKIGLTSASQVRDAYRELTDIARYEGLPLDGVLVCQMVERGVEMVIGVTHDQLFGPTVTVGLGGVLVEVLRDAAVRVPPFGDDEARAMLSELRGRALLDGVRGAPPADVDALVEVVVRVQRMALELGDEISELDINPLMVLPRGQGAVALDALVVCS
- a CDS encoding tetratricopeptide repeat protein is translated as MHDHTSTPGPARSGSRVRSAVVALTLGAALFTAGAIGLAPDGSTTARSGPHAAPARGSLGALQARVRKMPQDADAWAALGMSYVQQARTTADPATYERAEKALRRSLAVRRDDNTGAQIGMGALAAARHDFPTALDWARRATTTDPYSSVAQGVLADAYTQLGRYPASYRAVQRMNDLRPDAPALARASYTFELRGRTDEAAALMRRSLDAASTTGERSFAHSVLSGLALQTGDTRGALREAETGLRNAPGDSALLEARARARAALGQTRRAVADYRAAIAVAPLPHYLLGLGELEQSLGHREQAEAQYAVLRGQETVRRTGRTPADTDAILFEADHGSPARAVAMAQEALRTRPFIAVHDAYAWALHRAGRDREALRQADQALALGTRSALFRYHRGVVRHALGDDTAARSDLEAALRTEPRFHPLHAATARALLQRIDETP
- a CDS encoding profilin; protein product: MDTWQSYVDRDLLGAGLTQGAILGTDRAAWSIRAATPGFTVSDAERETLLNGFEDPASAFASGIGVNGGTHLTIKADARSLHGRKGPDGVVAARAGGAIVVGVYTNTITPGAATSAVERLAGHLGEQHDRPHPGDGDPRGNGRPGTPD